In Microbacterium enclense, the DNA window TCGGACGCCGCCACATGGGCGAGGTCGACGGACCGTACACGTTCTGGTCGATGCGCGGAAAAGCATTCGACACCGACAGCGGCTGGCGCATCGACTATCACGTCGCGACGCCCGCCCTCGCCGAACGGGTCACCGACTACCGGGTCGACCGCGCCCCCTCCTACGACACCCGGTGGAGCGACCACTCCCCCGTCATCGTCGACTACACACTCGGCCGCTGAGACGCCCGCCGGGCGGAAGTCCCGCGCGCCGGGGCGCCTCCCCGGCCGGCGTCTCGAAACCGGGACCGATCGTGCACCCACTGATGCGCCCGGATCGCACGTCGCCCGTCTGCGGGCTCGGTGAAGCGGATGGACGCTGCGACGCGACGGGGAGGTGCGCACCCACGCCTAGGATCGAGGGGTGACTCAGCAGCGCCTCTACTCCGGAATGCAGCCCTCCGCCGACAGCCTCCAGATCGGCAACTACATCGGTGCGCTGCTGCAGTGGCGTCAGCTGCAAGACGAGTACGACGCCTTCTTCTCCGTCGTCGACCTGCACGCCCTCACGCAGCCCGGCGACCCCGCCGAACGTCGCGAGAAGACGCGTCGCACCGCGGCCCAGTACATCGCCGCCGGCATCGAGCCTTCGCGCTCGACACTGTACGTGCAGTCGCACGTGCCCGCGCACGCCGAACTCCAGTGGGTGCTGTCGACCCTCACCGGCTTCGGTGAGGCCGGGCGCATGACGCAGTTCAAGGACAAGTCGGCCCGGTACGGCACGGATGCCACGAACGTCGGCCTGTTCACCTACCCGGTGCTCATGGCCGCCGATATCCTGCTCTACCAGACCGACGTCGTGCCCGTCGGCGACGACCAGAAGCAGCACATCGAGCTCACGCGCGACCTCGCCGAGCGCTTCAACCAGCGCTTCGGCGAGACGTTCACCATGCCCACGCCGATGATCCAGCGGGAGACGGCCCGCATCTACGACCTGCAGAACCCCACCGCGAAGATGTCGAAGTCGGCCGAGTCCGACGCGGGCGTGCTGTGGATGCTGGACGAGCCGAAGGTCAGCGCCAAGAAGATCATGCGCGCGGTCACCGACTCCGAGGGGTCGGTGCGCTTCGACCGCGAGGAGAAGCCGGGCGTCTCGAACCTCCTCGTCATCTACTCGGCCCTGACCGGCCGCGACATCACGACGATCGAGGACGAGTACGCCGGCCGCGGCTACGGCGACTTCAAGAAGGGCCTCGCCGAGGTCGTCGTGAACGAGTTCGAGCCGGTGCGCGAGCGCGCTCTCGAGCTGATCGCCGACCCCGCCGAGCTCGACCGCGTGCTGGCGGTGAACGCGGAGCGGGCGGCATCCGTGGCCGAGAAGACCCTCGCCGACGTGTACGACCGCGTGGGGCTGCTGCGCCGCGGCTGAGGACCCCTCCCGGCGCCCGCGTGCACCGCTCGGCGGATGCCGACCCTGATCGCCGGCGATCCATTCGCCGCGCTTCAGCGGACGGGGAGGGATTGCGTCACAGAACCGGGGAACGGCACCGGATACGGATGAATCGGCCTCGTGCATCCGAATCCGTTGCACATCTCCGGATCCGGTGCACCCCGAGCCTCGCAAGGGGCCTGAGCGATGTCGGGAACTCATGGCAGCATGGGCGCATGCCGGAGATGCCTGAGGTCGAGGGACTCGTGGAGTTCCTCCGTGCCCGCGTCACGGGGCTGCACGTGTCGAAGGCCACCGTGTCGGCGATCAATGCGCTGAAGACCTACGATCCGCCCCTGACGGCGCTCGTGGGCGCGGCCGTGACCGCCGTCGACCGGCACGGCAAGTTCGTCGATGTCTCGACCGACGCGGGTGTGCATCTGATCTTCCACCTCGCGAAGGCCGGCTGGCTGCGCTGGTACGACGCCTTGCCGTCCACGGTCATCAAGCCCGGGAAGACGCCGATCGCCCTGCGCATCGGCTTCGACGACGGCTCCGGATTCGACCTCACCGAGGCGGGCACGAAGAAGTCGCTCGCGGTGTACGCGGTGCGCTCTCCCGACGAGGTGCCGGGCATCGCGCGGCTCGGCCCCGACCCGCTCAGCGAGGGCTTCGACCGGGCAGCGTTCGGCGAATTGCTCGTCGGGCGACGCACCCAGATCAAGGGCGTGCTGCGCGACCAGTCGATCATCGCGGGGGTCGGCAACGCCTACTCCGACGAGATCCTGCACGCCGCGAAGATGTCGCCCTACGCTTTGGCGGCGACCCTCACCGACGACGAGGTCGATCGCCTCTTCACCGCGATGACCGAGACGCTCACCGAGGCGATCGCGGAGGCGCGCGGCAAACCCCCGGCGGAGTTGAAGGATGCCAAGAGACGCGGCATGCGCGTCCACGGTCGCCGCGGCCAGGAGTGCCCGGTGTGCGGCGACGAGGTGCGCAGCGTCTTCTTCGCCGACAACTCGCTCGAGTACTGCCCCACCTGCCAGACCGGGGGCAAGCTGCTGGCCGACCGGAGGCTCTCGCGACTGCTGAAGTGACGCGCGGGGCGCACCGAGGCGGCGCGGGGCACGGCGGCAGGGCCGGGCGCTCGGCACGACGGCCCACGGCCACGCCGGGTCCACGGCGGCGATGCGCGGGCCGCAGCCGCGCGGCCCCGCCCCTGACCGTGATCCGGCGCCGCCCCGCCACGTGTCAATCCATGTCGGGGAATGAAACCCCGCACAGCGCGTTGACTACACTTCGAAGTGCAACAACGTGCTCCGGGGTCGGTGAGAATCCGAACCGGCGGTGACAGTCCGCGAACCCTCCCGCTCGGCGGTGGGGCCGATCCGGTGGAATTCCGGGACCGACGGTGATGCGACGGGAATCCGTCGCTAGTCCGGATAGGAGGCAGCACGGATGGCGCGTCGCGCCTTCCCGCTGATCCTGCCCCGACACCGCGGGAAGGACAGGGAAAATGGCATCCGCCGTCGAGATCGACGCCATGAGACGAGCGCTAGAGCTCGCCCGGCGCGGCCCGCGCGGTCTCAACCCGCAGGTGGGTGCGGTCATCCTCTCCCCGACCGGCGAAGTGCTCGCGGAGGGGTACCACCGGGGTGCAGGCACCCCCCACGCCGAGGTCGACGCCCTGTCGCAGCTCGCCCCGGGTGCCGCCCGCGGCGCCACCGCCGTCGTCACCCTCGAGCCCTGCAACCACACGGGTCGCACCGGCCCGTGCGCCGTCGCACTCATCGAGGCCGGTGTCGACCGAGTCGTCTACGCCCTCGACGATCCGACGGATGCCGCCGCCGGCGGAGCCGAACGCCTGCGCGCCGCGGGTGTCGATGTCGAGAAGGGCGTCGAAGCAGACACCGCCGAACAGCTGATCCACGACTGGGTCGCCCTGCAGCGCACGGGCCGTCCGCGGGTCACCGTCAAGTGGGCGCAGAGCCTCGACGGCCGCGCCGCCGCCGACGACGGGACGAGCCAGTGGATCACCGGCCCGACCGCACGCCGTGATGTCCACGCGCGCCGCGCGGCCGCCGACGCGATCGTCGCCGGAACGGGCACCGTCCGCGCGGACGACCCCGCGCTCACGGCCCGCGGAGAGGACGGCACCTTGCTGGAGTCTCAGCCCGTGCCCGTCATCGTCGGTGTGAGCGAGACGGCCCCGGAGGCCGCGGTCCGCCGCCACCCGCGCGAGCCGCTGTTCTACGCCATGCACGACCTGGCCGCGGTGCTCGCCGACCTCGGCGCGCGAGGCGTCCAACGCGTCTTCGTCGAGGGCGGCCCCACGCTCGCGAGCGCCTTCGTGCACGCCGATCTGGCCGACGAGCTCCTCGTGTACGTCGCCCCCGTGCTCCTCGGCGGTTCGCGCCTCGCCCTCGGCGACGTGGGCGTGCCGACCATCGACGACGCGCGGCGGCTCGCCGTGGCATCCGTCCAGTCCCTCGGCGACGACCTCCTGATCGTCGCCCACCCCACCACGCGAACGCAGGGAGATCACTGATGTTCACCGGAATCGTCGAAGAGATGGGCGCCATCACCGCCGTCGAGCCCGCGGGCGACGGCGTGCGCGTGACCGTGCGCGCTCCCCTTTCCGTCTCGGATGCCGGCCACGGCGACTCGATCTCGGTCAGCGGCGTGTGTCTCACGGTCGTCGACCAGGGCGACGACTGGTTCACCGCCGACGTGATGAAGCAGACCCTCGACATGTCGACGCTCGCCGACGTCGCGCCCGGCCGCGCCGTCAACCTCGAGCGGGCGACCGCCGCGCACGGGCGCCTCGGCGGACACATCGTGCAGGGCCACATCGACGGCACGGGTGTCGTGCGCGACGTGCGACCCGGGGCGCAGTGGAGCGTCGTGCGCATCGGCATCCCGCCCCGTCTCGCCCCCCTCGTGGTCGACAAGGGCTCCATCGCCATCGACGGCGTCTCTCTGACCGTCAGCGCCGTGAGCGCCCCCGACGAGGCCGAGCAGTGGCTCGAGGTGTCGCTGATTCCCGAGACGCTCGCCGCCACGACCCTCGGCTCCGCGACCGTGGGCAGCCCGGTCAACCTCGAGACCGACATCCTCGCTCGGCACGTCCAGCGCATGCTGAGCTTCCGCGCTTCTGAGAATCCCGCGGCTGACGCCGCATCGACCGAGAGGGGCTCCGCATGAGCCTGTCCACCATCCCCGAGGCCCTCGAGGCCCTGCGCGCCGGGCGACCGATCCTGGTCGCCGACGATGAGAACCGTGAGAACGAAGGCGACGTGATCCTGTCGGCCCAGCTCGCGACCCCCGAGGCGCTTGCCTGGACCGTCCGCTGGTCGAGCGGGTACGTCTGCGCGCCCATGCCCGCCGAATGGGCCGACCGCCTCGACCTCCCGCCCATGGTGGCGGTCAATGAAGACGCCCGCGGCACCGCGTACACGGTGAGCGTCGACGCCGCCTCCGGCGTCACCACCGGCATCAGCGCCGCCGACCGCGCCCGCACGCTCAACGTGCTCGCCGACCCCGAGTCGGTGCCGACGAGCGTCATCCGCCCCGGGCACGTCCTGCCGCTGCGCGCGGTCGACGGCGGTGTACGCGAACGCGCCGGCCACACCGAGGCCGCGGTCGACCTCATGCGCCTCGCGGGCCTCGAGCCCGTCGGCGCGATCGCCGAGGTCGTCGCCGAGGACGGGAGCATGATGCGCCTGCCCGGACTGTTCGAGCTCGGCGAGCGCGATGGCATCCCGGTCATCACCATCGAGCAGCTGATCGGGTACCTGAACGAGACCGATCCCCTGCCCGCGTCTGCTCCCACCCGACGCCGCGTGAGCCTGCGCGCCGAGTCGAACGTGCCCACGACGCACGGCACCTTCCGCTTCCTGGCGTACAAGGACCGGGTGACCGGAACCGACCACATCGCGGTCGTCTCGGGAGAGCTCGGTGCGGACGCCCCTCTCGTCCGCGTGCACTCCGAGTGCCTGACCGGTGAGGCGTTCGGCTCGCTGAAGTGCGAGTGCGGCCCTCAGCTCGAGGCGGCGCTGGATCGCATCGACGAGGACGGCGGCATCGTCATCTACATGCGCGGCCACGAGGGACGCGGCATCGGCCTCATCAACAAGCTGCGGGCCTACAACCTGCAGGAGCGCGGCCTGGACACGGTGGATGCCAACCTGGCCCTGGGCCTGCCCGCCGACGCGCGCGACTACGCCGCCGCCGCAGGCATCCTCGCCGACCTCGGCGTCGAGCAGGTGCGCCTGCTCACCAACAACACCGACAAGGTGAACCAGCTTCGCGGCTTCGGCCTCGACGTCGTCGAGCAGGTACCCCTCCTCGTGGGCGTCGGCCCGAACAACCACCAGTACCTCGAGACGAAGCGCGACCGGATGGGTCACATCATCGCCGAGGACGACCTGCGCGACGCGCTCGCGCACATGAAGGAAGAGAGCGCCTGATGGCCGGTAGTGGAGCACCCGAGACCGGCGGCGTCGACGCGTCGGGCCTGAACGTCGTCGTCATCGCCGGCACCTGGCACGAGGTCATCACCGACGGCCTCATCGCCGGGGCGAGGAAGGTTCTGGATGCCACGGGCGCGACGTACCGCGTGGTGCGCGTCCCGGGATCGTTCGAACTGCCGGTCGCCTCCCGCGCCGCCTTCGACGGGGGCGCGGATGCCGTCGTCGCCCTCGGCGTCATCATCCGCGGAGGCACCCCGCATTTCGAGTTCGTCTCGTCGGCCGCGACCGACGGGCTCACGCGCGTCGCTCTCGACGCCGGCAAGCCCGTCGGATTCGGGGTGCTGACCCTCGACGACGAGCAGCAGGGTCTCGACCGCGCGGGCCTCGAGGGCTCGAAGGAAGACAAGGGTGCCGAGGCCGCGGACGCAGCGATCCGCACCGCGCTGGTTCTGCGGGAGCTGCGGGGCTGATCCCGCACGGGGTGGGCGGACCCTTCGACGAGCTCAGGGAGCCGCGTCGCGGTGAGGTCCGCCTTGCTGGCGGGGCGGCGGCGGCATCCCTACCCTGACCGGTATGGAGATCCTGCGTCACGCCGTCGTCCTCGTCCACCTCGTCGGGTTCGCGATCCTCTTCGGGGCGTGGGTCGTCGAGGCCGTCGCGCGACGGGCGCGCGTCACGCCGCTGATGAACTACGCGCTCGTCATCTCGCTCGTCTCGGGACTCGCGCTCGCCGCCCCGTGGGGCCTCGACCACGAGCTGAACTACGTGAAGATCGGCGTGAAGCTCGTCGTGCTCCTCGTCATCGGTGCTCTCCTCGGCATCGGCTCGGCCCGCCAGAAGCGCGGCGCCGACCTCCCGTCCGCCGTCTTCTGGCTCGTCGGCATCCTGACGCTCCTGAACGCCGCGCTCGCGGTGCTCTGGCGCTGACCCCCGTTCGCGCCGAGGTCTTCCCAGCCCGCGCATAGACTGGAGGGTCGATGGTCCCCACTCGGGACCGTCACCGGGTGCTGTTCGGCGATCCCGGATGCCATCACCCCCGGTATCCGTCCCGCCCCACCCCGCGATCCCACGACGGACGCAACCGATCGCTCTCTCGTCAGGCTGTCATGACCTCCTCATCCCCCACCGCCCCCTCGACGTCCGCTCCCGCCAATCCCCGCTCGCGTGTCATCACCGCGAGCCTGATCGGCACGACGATCGAGTTCTACGACTTCTACGCGTACGCCACCGCGGCGGTGCTCGTCTTCCCGATCCTCTTCTTCCCCACCGGCAACGAGACCACCTCGCTTCTGCTGTCGTTCAGCGTGTTCGGCGCCGCCATGGTGGCGCGGCCCCTCGGCGCGATCGTGTTCGGACACTTCGGCGACCGCTTCGGACGCAAGGCCACGCTCGTGGCATCCCTCCTCACGATGGGTGTCGCGACCTTCCTCATCGGATGCCTCCCCACCTTCAACGAGATCGGCGTGTGGGCGGCGATCCTGCTTCTCGTCATGCGTCTCGCGCAGGGCTTCGCGCTCGGCGGCGAATGGTCGGGCGCCGCGCTCGTGGCCACCGAGAACGCCCCCAAGGGCAAGCGCGCCTGGTACGGCACGTTCCCGCAGCTGGGCGCGCCGATCGGCTTCATCATCGCCAACGGCGTGTTCCTCATCATCAACTTCGCTCTGCCGCACCCCGATGGCACCGCGCAGCGCTCCGAGGAGTTCCTCGCGTGGGGCTGGCGCGTGCCGTTCCTGTTCTCGGCCGTCATGGTCATCGTGGGGCTGTGGGTGCGTCTCAAGCTCGTCGAGAGCGAGTCGTTCGCCAAGGCCGAGAAGACCGGCGTCATCAAGAAGTTCCCGCTCGGCGAGGCGATCCGCCGCAATTGGAAGCAGCTCATCCTCGGCACGTTCATCATGCTGGCGACGTATGTGCTCTTCTACCTCATGACGAGCTTCACCCTCTCGTACGGCACCAAGCCGACGATCGAGGGGGCGCAGGCCGCGGCAGAGAAGGCCGGGACGCCCTCCGACGCGGCCACGTTCGTCCCCGGTCTCGGATTCGGCTACACCGACTTCGTCATCATGCAGATCATCGGCGTCGTGTTCTTCGGGATCTTCACGCTGCTCTCGGGCCCGGTCGCGGACCGGCTCGGGCGCAAGCGCCTGCTGATCGGGGTGACGATCGCGATCATCGTGTTCGGTCTGACGTTCTCGTTCTTCCTCATGCCGCAGGCCGACGCGGGCCTCACCCGCATCCTCGTGCAGGCCTTCCTCATCATCGGCTTCCTGCTCATGGGAACGACCTTCGGCCCCATGGGCGCCGTGCTGCCCGAGCTGTTCCCGACGAACGTCCGCTACACGGGGTCGGCGATCTCGTACAACGTGTCGTCGATCCTCGGCGCCGCCCTCGCCCCGATCGTCGCGGTGGCTCTGTGGGCGGCGGGTGACGGCAACCCGTGGCTGGTGGGCGCGTACCTTTCAGCGATGGGCGTGCTGACGCTGATCGCTCTCGTCCTCTCGCCTGAGACGAAGGACGTCGACTACGACGACAACATCGCCGCCGGAGCGACAGCGCCGTAAGCGGAATTCTCCGACGACGGATGCCACGGGGCCCCGGCCTCGTGGCATCCGTCGTTCTCCGCACCGCCGTGCCGTGCCGATCTCCTAAGTTGTCGAGCCGAGCGGCGCCAGGCCGCGCCGAAACCGGGTGACGGTCGAGGATTCTCAGGAGTTTGGTCCACCGGCGAGCGAGCGGATCCGGCTCGCGCACGCCGAGAGGTACGGTCGAATCACCCACTTCCTTCCCCTGAGGTCCGCATGTCTTCTCCCGCTCCCGCGCGTGGCCGGCGCGGCCGCCGCAGCCCCGAGGGTCCGCGCGCGTCGTTTCGCCAGCTCCTGCCGTTCCTGCTCGAGCACAAGCGCACCCTCGTCGTCGTCGGCGTCCTCAGCGTGCTGGGGGCAGCGGCCACGCTCGCGCAGCCTCTCCTCGTGGGCGAGGTCATCTCCCGTGTGCAGAACACGGTGCCCCTCGGCGCCCTGGTGTGGGTGCTGGTGGGCTTCGTCGTGCTGTCATCGGTGATCTCCGGCTTCCAGCACTACCTGCTCCAACGCACCGGGACAGCCGTGGTCTATTCCTCGCGGCGACGGCTGATCGCGCGCATCCTGCGACTTCCCATCAGCGAGTTCGACGCCCGCCGCACGGGCGACCTCGTCTCGCGCGTCGGCACCGACACCACGTTGCTCTACGCCGTTCTCACGCAGGGGTTCGCGGATGCCGTGGGCAACGCCCTCATCCTCGTCGGCGCGGTGATCGCGATGGCGTTCATCGACCCCCTGCTGCTCGGACTGATCGTGGTGGTCGTGGGCGCCTCGCTCGCGGTGGTGGTGCTGCTGAGCACGCGCATCCGCTCGGCATCCGCGGATCAGCAGGCGAGGGTCGGCGAGCTCTCGTCGGGGGTCGAGCGGGCGGTGGGCTCCATCCGCACGATCCGCGCCGCCGGGGCGACGGAACGGGAGACGGCGGCCGTGACGCAGACGGCGACGGCCGCCTACGACGCCGGGGTGCGGATCGCGCGGGTGTCGGCCCTGATCGTGCCGATCGCTTTCGTCGCGCTCCAGGTATCGCTGCTCGTCGTCCTGGGCGTCGGCGGGTACCGCGTGGCATCCGGAGCGATCGACGTGGCCTCCCTCGTCACGTTCGTGATCTTCCTCTTCCTGCTCGTGCAGCCGCTCGCCTCCGCCATCGGCGCGATCACCTCCGTGAACCAGGCGCTGGGCGCGCTCGGACGGATCCAGGAGGTGCTCGAGCTTCCCCTCGAGAGCGACGGCGACCAGCCGCGCGCGGCGGCGCCGGTTCCGGGCGCTGCGGCCCTGGAGTTCCGCGACGTCCGCTTCCGCTATCCCGAGCACGTCGTGAAGGCGCGGGAGGCGGCGGCCCGCGAGGCCCGCTCGGTGCTCGCCGACGTGCACCTCGAGTCGGAGGACCTCCCGGTGGAGACCGATCACGAGGTACTGCGCGGTGTCTCGTTCACCGTGCCGCGCGGGTCGCGAGTGGCGCTCGTCGGACCGTCGGGAGCGGGAAAGAGCACGATCCTCTCGCTCATCGAGCGCTTCTACGACCCGACGGAGGGGGCGATTCTCCTCGACGGCGTGGACGCCCGTGACATCGCGCGCGACGACCTGCGCCGACGCTTCGGGTACGTCGAGCAGGACGCCCCCACCTTGGCCGGCACGATCGCCGACAACCTCCGCCTGGCCTCGCCCGACGCGAGCGATGCCGACTGCGAGCGGGTGCTGCGCGAAGTCAATCTCGGCGACGTGCTCGAGCGCAGTCCGCTCGGCGTCGACGCCCCCGTGGGAGAGGACGGCGTGATGCTCTCGGGAGGAGAGCGCCAGCGGCTCGCGATCGCGCGTGCGTTGCTCGCTGCTCCCCCGGTGCTCCTGCTCGACGAGTCGACGTCGTCGCTCGACGGCGTGAACGAACAGCGCATGCGCGAGGCCATCGACGCCGTGGCGACCGACCGGACGCTGCTCGTCATCGCGCACCGCCTCTCGACCGTCGTTGACAGCGATCTCATCGTCGTGCTCGAGAACGGCCGCGTCGTCGGTCAGGGCACCCACAGCGAGCTCGTGGCATCCACTCCCCTGTATCGGGATCTGGCGAAGCACCAGCTGCTGGTCTGACCCGCGCCCGCGCCCCGGGGGGCGGTGGGGCGAGGCTGCGCACGCGTGGTCGGCGCGCGCGGCACGCGGGCCCGGACAGCACGACGCCCCTCCCGCGCGCCAAGAGCGGGAAGGGGCGTCGATTCGGGAGGCGCCCGCCGTCGGACGGCGGGCGCCCGGTCATGCGCGCTGCAGGCGGTAGCGGAGCGCCGCGAGCTCGGCGCGGAGCGCGGCCGGGAGGTGCGAGCCGAAGGTGTCGTAGAACTCTTCGGTCAAGTCGGCCTCGGCCAGCCACGAGGCCGGATCGATCGAGAACAGTTCCTCGAGGTCGGCGGTGGGGACGTCGAGGCCCGAGAGGTCGAGGTCTTCCACGCGCGGCAGGCGACCGATGGGGCTGTCCACCGCGTCGACCTGACCGTCGACACGGCGGATGATCCAGTCGATCACGCGGGCGTTGTCGCCGAACCCGGGCCAGAGGAAGCGCCCGTCGTCACCCTTGCGGAACCAGTTGACCTGGAAGATGCGCGGAGCGCGGTCGAAGCGGAGCTTCTGGCCGACCTCGAGCCAGTGACTGAAGTAGTCGCCCATGTTGTACCCGCAGAAGGGGAGCATCGCGAAGGGGTCACGACGCAGTTCGCCGACGGTCCCTTCCTGGGCGGCGGTCTTCTCACTCGAGACGGTCGAGCCGATGAAGACCCCGTGCGACCAGTCGGTCGCCTCGACGACGAGCGGGACGTTGGTCGCTCGGCGGCCGCCGAACAGGATGACGTCGAGGGGAACGCCCTCGGGTGCCTCCCAGTCGTCGGCGATCTGCGGGCACTGCGCGGCGCCGACCGTGAAGCGCGAGTTCGGGTGCGCGGCCGGACGGCCCGACGCGGGCGTCCAGGGCTTGCCCTCCCAGTCGATGAGCTGCGGCGGCGCCTCGTCGGTCAGGCCCTCCCACCACACGTCGCCGTCGGGGCGCAGGGCGACGTTCGTGAAGATCGTGTTGCCCCAGAGCGTCTCGATCGCGGTGACGTTGGTCGACTCGCCGGTGCCGGGAGCCACCCCGAAGAAACCGGCCTCGGGGTTGATGGCCCACAGACGCCCATCCTCGCCGGGGCGGATCCACGTGATGTCGTCGCCGAGGGTCTCGACCCGCCAGCCCGGGATCGTCGGGCGCAGCATCGCGAGGTTCGTCTTACCGCAGGCCGAGGGGAAGGCCGCGGCGACGTGGTACGCCTTGCCCTTCGGGTCGATCACGCGGATGAGCAGCATGTGCTCGGCGAGCCACCCCTCGTCGCGGCCGATCACCGACGCGATGCGCAGGGCGAAGCACTTCTTGGCGAGGATCGCGTTGCCGCCGTACCCCGAGCCGAACGACCAGACCTCGAGCGTGTCGGGGAAGTGGACGATGTACTTCTCGTCGTTGCAGGGCCACGCGACATCGGCTTCCCCCGGAGCGAGCGGGGCACCGACGGAGTGCACGGTCTTGACCCACGGAGCGCCCTCGGCGATCTGCTCCGTGACGGCGACGCCGACGCGGGTCATGACACCGATGGATGCCACGGCGTAGGCGCTGTCGGTGATCTGCACACCGATGTGGCTCAGCGGGCCACCGACCGCGCCCATCGAGAAAGGCACGACGTACATCGTGCGGCCGCGCATCGACCCCTCGAAGACACCGTTGAGCGTCTCGCGGATCTCGGCGGGGGCGATCCAGTTGTTGGTCGGACCGGCGTCTTCTTCGTTGTCCGACGCGATGTAGGTCCGCGACTCGAGGCGCGCGACGTCACTGGGGTGCGAGCGGGCCAGGTACGAGCCGGGCCGCCACTCGGGGTTGAGCTTGATGAGCTTGCCTTCATCGACCATCTCGCGAAGGAGGGCGTCGTTCTCGGCGGCGGAACCGTCGACCCAGTGGATGCGGTCGGGCTGCGTGAGGGCAGCGACCTGGTCGACCCAGGCGACGAGGCCGGGCATACCGGGGCCGTCGACGTCAGGCCGCGCGCCGTAGCCGGGGCGTGCGACGGGAGCGGTCGCGGCGGCGCGGCCGGTGGGGCGGGCGAAGATGTCGGCGAGGGCCATGTCGTCTCCTTGTTGAGCGGAATTCTTCGGTGTTCCCCCACTCTGACCCGGATGCGGGTGTTCTTTAGAGCAAAATTGTGCGTAAAAGTCACTGATCTTTCGATATGGTCAAGGAATGGCCTCGTCGCTCGAACTCACCACGCTCGGACACCGCATCCGTCACCACCGGCTGGCACGCGGGCTGACCCTCGACGAGCTCGGCGCGCTGGTCGGCGTCGCGGGCAGCCAACTCAGCCTGATCGAGAACGGCAAACGCGAACCGAAGCTGTCTCTCCTGCAGGAGATCGCCCGCGCGACCGAGACCGAGGTCACCGAGCTGCTGTCGACCGAGCCGCCCAACCGACGCGCCGCGCTCGAGATCGAGCTCGAGCGCGCGCAGTCGAGTCCGTTCTTCCAGCAGCTCGGCATCCCTCCCATCAAGGTCAGCAAGGGCACCACCGACGAGACCATCGAGGCGGTCCTCGGCCTCCATCGCGAGCTGCAGCGTCGCGAGCGTGAGACCATCGCGAGCCCGGAGGAGGCCCGCCGCGCCAACACCGAGATGCGTCTGCGCATGCGCGCCGTCGACAATCACCTGCCCGAGATCGAGAAGCTCGCCGAGAAGCAGCTCAAAGCCGCCGGTCACGGCACGGGCGCTCTGACGCACCGCACGGTGAGCATCATGGCGGAGCAGCTCGGCTTCGAACTCATCTACGTGAACGACCTCCCCCACTCGGCCCGGTCGGTCACCGACCTGGAGAACGGGCGCATCTACCTGCCGCCGGCCTCCATCCCCGGGGGTCACGGCCTGCGGTCGATGGCGCTGCAGGCGATGGCGCACCGCCTGCTCGGTCACCGCCCACCCACCGACTACGCCGACTTCCTTCAGCAGCGTCTGGAGATCAACTACTACGCGGCGTGTTGCCTGATGCCCGAGACGAGCTCCGTCGCCTTCCTCGCCCAGGCCAAGAAGGACCGCAACCTCGCGGTCGAGG includes these proteins:
- a CDS encoding Fe-S protein; the protein is MEILRHAVVLVHLVGFAILFGAWVVEAVARRARVTPLMNYALVISLVSGLALAAPWGLDHELNYVKIGVKLVVLLVIGALLGIGSARQKRGADLPSAVFWLVGILTLLNAALAVLWR
- a CDS encoding riboflavin synthase, which produces MFTGIVEEMGAITAVEPAGDGVRVTVRAPLSVSDAGHGDSISVSGVCLTVVDQGDDWFTADVMKQTLDMSTLADVAPGRAVNLERATAAHGRLGGHIVQGHIDGTGVVRDVRPGAQWSVVRIGIPPRLAPLVVDKGSIAIDGVSLTVSAVSAPDEAEQWLEVSLIPETLAATTLGSATVGSPVNLETDILARHVQRMLSFRASENPAADAASTERGSA
- the ribD gene encoding bifunctional diaminohydroxyphosphoribosylaminopyrimidine deaminase/5-amino-6-(5-phosphoribosylamino)uracil reductase RibD, producing the protein MASAVEIDAMRRALELARRGPRGLNPQVGAVILSPTGEVLAEGYHRGAGTPHAEVDALSQLAPGAARGATAVVTLEPCNHTGRTGPCAVALIEAGVDRVVYALDDPTDAAAGGAERLRAAGVDVEKGVEADTAEQLIHDWVALQRTGRPRVTVKWAQSLDGRAAADDGTSQWITGPTARRDVHARRAAADAIVAGTGTVRADDPALTARGEDGTLLESQPVPVIVGVSETAPEAAVRRHPREPLFYAMHDLAAVLADLGARGVQRVFVEGGPTLASAFVHADLADELLVYVAPVLLGGSRLALGDVGVPTIDDARRLAVASVQSLGDDLLIVAHPTTRTQGDH
- a CDS encoding Fpg/Nei family DNA glycosylase: MPEMPEVEGLVEFLRARVTGLHVSKATVSAINALKTYDPPLTALVGAAVTAVDRHGKFVDVSTDAGVHLIFHLAKAGWLRWYDALPSTVIKPGKTPIALRIGFDDGSGFDLTEAGTKKSLAVYAVRSPDEVPGIARLGPDPLSEGFDRAAFGELLVGRRTQIKGVLRDQSIIAGVGNAYSDEILHAAKMSPYALAATLTDDEVDRLFTAMTETLTEAIAEARGKPPAELKDAKRRGMRVHGRRGQECPVCGDEVRSVFFADNSLEYCPTCQTGGKLLADRRLSRLLK
- the ribH gene encoding 6,7-dimethyl-8-ribityllumazine synthase; the protein is MAGSGAPETGGVDASGLNVVVIAGTWHEVITDGLIAGARKVLDATGATYRVVRVPGSFELPVASRAAFDGGADAVVALGVIIRGGTPHFEFVSSAATDGLTRVALDAGKPVGFGVLTLDDEQQGLDRAGLEGSKEDKGAEAADAAIRTALVLRELRG
- the ribA gene encoding GTP cyclohydrolase II, which produces MSLSTIPEALEALRAGRPILVADDENRENEGDVILSAQLATPEALAWTVRWSSGYVCAPMPAEWADRLDLPPMVAVNEDARGTAYTVSVDAASGVTTGISAADRARTLNVLADPESVPTSVIRPGHVLPLRAVDGGVRERAGHTEAAVDLMRLAGLEPVGAIAEVVAEDGSMMRLPGLFELGERDGIPVITIEQLIGYLNETDPLPASAPTRRRVSLRAESNVPTTHGTFRFLAYKDRVTGTDHIAVVSGELGADAPLVRVHSECLTGEAFGSLKCECGPQLEAALDRIDEDGGIVIYMRGHEGRGIGLINKLRAYNLQERGLDTVDANLALGLPADARDYAAAAGILADLGVEQVRLLTNNTDKVNQLRGFGLDVVEQVPLLVGVGPNNHQYLETKRDRMGHIIAEDDLRDALAHMKEESA
- the trpS gene encoding tryptophan--tRNA ligase encodes the protein MTQQRLYSGMQPSADSLQIGNYIGALLQWRQLQDEYDAFFSVVDLHALTQPGDPAERREKTRRTAAQYIAAGIEPSRSTLYVQSHVPAHAELQWVLSTLTGFGEAGRMTQFKDKSARYGTDATNVGLFTYPVLMAADILLYQTDVVPVGDDQKQHIELTRDLAERFNQRFGETFTMPTPMIQRETARIYDLQNPTAKMSKSAESDAGVLWMLDEPKVSAKKIMRAVTDSEGSVRFDREEKPGVSNLLVIYSALTGRDITTIEDEYAGRGYGDFKKGLAEVVVNEFEPVRERALELIADPAELDRVLAVNAERAASVAEKTLADVYDRVGLLRRG